A stretch of Cyanobacterium sp. HL-69 DNA encodes these proteins:
- the frmA gene encoding S-(hydroxymethyl)glutathione dehydrogenase / alcohol dehydrogenase FrmA: MKVKAAIALNAKEPLVIDTVELEGPKAGEVLVEIKATGVCHTDAYTLSGMDPEGLFPTILGHEGAGVVVEVGEGVKSLKPGDHVIPLYVPECRQCDYCLSFKTNLCQAIRITQGQGLMPDGTSRFSLNGKKLHHYMGTSTFANYTVVPEISLAKIRPDAPFEKVCYIGCGVTTGVGAVINTAKVEPGSNVVVFGLGGIGLNVIQACRMVGANMIVGVDINPDKRAIAEKFGMTHFVNPKEVEGDLVPYLVDLTKGGADYSFECIGNTKVMRQALECCHKGWGVSVVIGVAGAGQEISTRPFQLVTGRVWKGSAFGGARGRTDVPKIVDWYMEGKINIDDLITHVMPVEDINKAFDLMHQGESIRSVVTF; the protein is encoded by the coding sequence ATGAAAGTAAAAGCTGCGATCGCCCTTAATGCCAAAGAACCGTTAGTTATTGACACCGTAGAGTTAGAAGGCCCCAAGGCGGGGGAAGTTTTGGTGGAAATCAAAGCCACAGGGGTATGCCATACTGATGCTTATACCCTCTCTGGCATGGATCCTGAAGGCTTATTCCCCACTATTCTCGGTCATGAGGGGGCGGGGGTTGTGGTAGAAGTGGGAGAGGGTGTCAAGAGCCTTAAACCGGGGGATCACGTCATTCCTTTATATGTGCCTGAATGTCGACAATGTGATTACTGTCTCAGTTTCAAAACGAACCTCTGTCAAGCCATTCGCATCACCCAAGGGCAAGGTTTGATGCCTGACGGTACCAGCCGATTTTCCCTAAATGGCAAAAAGTTACACCACTATATGGGTACTTCTACTTTTGCAAATTACACCGTAGTACCTGAAATTTCCCTCGCCAAAATTCGCCCTGATGCTCCCTTCGAGAAAGTGTGTTATATCGGTTGTGGGGTGACTACGGGAGTGGGGGCGGTGATTAATACCGCTAAGGTTGAACCTGGCTCTAATGTTGTGGTATTTGGTTTGGGGGGTATTGGTTTAAACGTCATCCAAGCCTGTCGTATGGTGGGGGCTAATATGATTGTGGGAGTTGATATAAATCCCGATAAAAGGGCGATCGCCGAAAAATTTGGCATGACACACTTTGTTAACCCCAAAGAAGTAGAGGGGGATTTAGTACCCTACCTCGTAGATTTAACCAAAGGAGGGGCGGACTATAGTTTTGAGTGCATTGGTAATACAAAAGTAATGCGTCAAGCTCTCGAATGTTGTCATAAAGGTTGGGGGGTATCTGTGGTGATAGGTGTAGCAGGGGCAGGGCAAGAAATCAGCACTCGCCCATTTCAACTGGTCACAGGGAGAGTGTGGAAAGGTTCGGCTTTTGGTGGTGCTAGAGGACGTACTGATGTACCCAAAATTGTTGATTGGTACATGGAAGGAAAAATTAACATCGATGATTTAATTACCCATGTGATGCCAGTGGAAGACATTAATAAAGCCTTTGATTTGATGCACCAAGGGGAATCTATCCGCAGTGTGGTTACTTTTTAG